GGATGAGAAGATGAAGAACTattatttctgtaactgtttGGACTAGGACAAAGCAGGAGATGAAAATAAGATTACTTTAATTTGACTGTTTGATAACCATGCCTTTTAAACACATTCTTATTGTAAGTATTTGAAGTGTTCAATTAACATTCCTGGGACTGCTTGCCAGTTAGTGCAGCTAATGCATCCTGAGGCAAAATATAAACTAACCATAATGCTGTCATAAACTTTTTCACTTCAGGAACCAGATGAGGTAattcagaagtttctttttttcctggcagattATTAATGCTGATTCACAAAATTGTAACCTCATCAATAGAGAAAATATTACAGTCTGTAAATACGTTTCTAGAAAGtcctgaaaaaataagaacttCATCAATCTTATGTAAAATGCGTAATAAATATATGTGtccatgttttctttattcataaGATTTTATAGATGTAGTCTTTTGATTTAAAGGATTGAGGATACAGCAGTAAAGCTAGAATTCATATGCTGTCTCACACAAACACACGGAGtattaaatatacaaaaatgagaaaggaCTACTTGTTTACATCTTTCTATTAACATCTCTTGAAAATTTTGTATCTCTGGTTACTACTCAGCCACTTTGCCTAATATCTTACCTAATTTTAGGTAACAAACTGATGTCGTTAACTCTGCTTTCCTGCCATAACTGTAAAATAACTGCTTGTGCAGATACTTGAGATTCTGATGTGTCTGTATATAGGAACACAGTGAAATTCTGTGGAATCACAAATGAGGGGTGATGTCTCAGTTCACCTGGATGGCAGGattgaggaaaggaaaaatatccaGCAAAGTAAGActgcttgaaggaaaaaaaaagtgtgataCTGGACCTTTATGAATGAAAACACTGCTAGGAAGGTGCTGAGGAAGTTGTAGAGAAGGGGGGATacaatcagaagaaaaaaaagccaaagcaagaAGAAAGTGAAACACAAGATGGATAGCAATAGCAGCAGAGGAGACTGAAGGGCATAAAGCACGGAAGAGGAGAGGAATttcagatgagaagaaaaaagaagggactGAGGAAAAGATCTAAACCaaccaagaagaaaatcttaACTAACAAAAAGTATTCCTGGGGGAGGATGGTAGTTCTTCTGTGTGACGCTGTTTTATCAGAGAAACTAAATTGTGTTTTAGGCTGTGTTTTTTGccacccacctgcccccccTGCAATGGGTCTCATGAAAACTTGAAAACTTACTTTGAAAGCATGATTTCTTTAATGTACACTAAAGTCATGTGTCTGATTTGAGGGTGTATAAGGGCTCAAGGGATTTAACTGAGATCAGTATTCTTCCATACCTAGGTTTAATACTGTAAGTTAATGAGTAAATTAGTGTCTAAAATGCTGTCTCCATTTTTTTCGTCTTCAGTTGCTATTACCCAAGGAGGAGCAATACAGTTGTCTAACAACGGCACAGATGGAGTACAAGGTCTCCAGACATTGACTATGACCAACGCAGCTGCAACCCAACCTGGCACCACCATTTTACAATATGCACAGACCACAGATGGGCAACAGATACTTGTACCCAGCAATCAAGTTGTTGTACAAGGTGAGAAACATCACAGACAGTCATTCTGTATAACATTTTCTCCGTGCAGATATAAGCTGCGAACCTAACTCCTTCAAATGTGTCAGGAAGCAATTAACAGATTTGGCACAAATAAGTCTCCAAAATGATTAAAGGAAATTCTGGACAAAGCtatttgttgcattttctgAGAGCCTTTCCTTTCAGATTGATAAAACTGTGGGTATTTTGGGCTTACTTCTTAAAACAATATattgatttttggttttcaatgctgtatttcctgtattttgtccacatgattttttttattggtatGTTCTGCAAAAGCTGATACTACTTCAGAGTTCTGAGTTCTCCTAGATAGTCATCTGCAACAACAGTAAATTTAAAGTGAAGCATTAAAGTTAGGGAGGAAGGTTGTTTGGTTCTTTCAGGACTCTCTATTAGtaatttttccctcctttcaaTTGCAAGTCATAATTTCTCCCTATTGCAGCTTTTGTAACTAGTCACCAAGTACTTAATCATTGAGTCTTAGAACCATAAAGTAATTTAGGGAAGTGCCTTAAGAGATCATTTGGTCTTAGCCCTCCACTTAGAGCAAGCAGGGCTACTTTGACTAagttggggggaggggtgttattgtattaaaatacatattttggtTTATCAAAAATGGGAGGGGggtattaaaaattatgaaaaataacagaaaagtgTACCCCTGCTTTTATGATTGTAAAGCAGGTTATTTGAAAGTTAACCCAGCGAAGAGGTCTCTGGGCATCAGTGAAACTACAGTCGAGAAAAATACTATTGTTGCATTGATCTTCTGGGTTTAGTGTTCTTAAGGATGTGTGATTTCTTTAGGtggcactgtatttttttatgagcTCAGGCAAATATAACACACTTCTAGAttacaacaaacaaacaaaagaaaccaagacCTTGTTCATTCTAGAGAAGCAGTGAAGTTGAGTGTCTAGTTTGCGCTGTCTCTCTCTTGTTGGAGTAAATGCTACTTTTCTACACCCTTTTTTCTGTACCAAATACTTAAACATGCAGTTTCTCCTTTTGTAGACCAACATTTGGAGCATAGCTAGAAATAACTGTCTGCCCCATCCTTCGTCTTCTTAAAGCTGCCCAAAAAACAGGGAAGTAAAAAGGAAGATACTAAGGGAGAAAGAAGCATAGCAATACAGCAAGACAAATCCAGTTATCAAGCGCAAGTGAAGACTCCTTCAACAGGAATGCCCCAAACCTTGCATACGTTAATAAACTAAGACTGAGACAGCAGTGATGACCCAGATGATGGTCATCCCTCCGGTACTGTACCCCAGAGTACATAGTTAGCTAGACGACAAGGTGCTTTTTGCACCACATTTAATGTTGCTGTCATCAGAGTGACATCATGTTCCCctgtgtctttcagctgcctcaGGAGATGTGCAGACCTACCAGATTCGCACGGCCCCTACCAGCACCATTGCACCAGGCGTAGTCATGGCGTCATCCCCAGCACTTCCAACCCAGCCAGCAGAAGAGGCCGCACGGAAGAGGGAAGTGCGTCTAATGAAGAACAGGCATGTAtatttagataattttttttccagtcagctCTGCATAGGACTAGAGTGTTAAGCACTAAGAATCCTGATCTTTCTTAGTCATGTTATGAAATGCTTCTGTAGAATTTGCCTTTGTTTAAAGATGCAAAGAAGCACATCTGCTAATGCCATGTATTGTGACTATGAAACCTTAAGTAAAGGTGTCAGACTCATTCTGTGAGGTGTATGAATTTGTTGCCGTAAGGAGAAAAGTGATTGGTGAGAGACTTGTATGATTGTAGGTATGTTCTTGCAAACACCAAGGtgagttgatttttttcagttaatacATTTGTGTAGTTTCATTTCCCGGATTCTTTACCTTAGCCTTCTGCATGTATTCTCCTTGCTGCTGGCCCACCTGCGCTCTTTACAAGTGCTTTCTTGATTGTCTCACTTGTTCTCTTTAGCTGCTTGCCCTTTGGGTTTTATCCTCCAGAGACAGAAAGACTCAAGGAAAGGCCAAATGAGCAGCTACTCCTTTTGAGTTCTTGTGGAGCCAGTAGTGGCAGCAGAGGAACTGAGAGAGGAGGTGGGGGGTAGACTTGACCCTGTAGGATTTAGTGTGTGAGGAGGAACAGCCAAGCCTACTGAGGTGGGACTTGGTGGAGGCAGTaagggaagggagcagcagaggtAAGTTGGGCATGATGTTCCTTAAGCCTACTGCTGTGGGCGGGGGAAGGAGTGGGCCTGAGCTGACCCATCACACCAAGTTTGAACTCCATCCCCAGGCCACAGATGGGAGCCTGTGCATTACGTTACACTGCGGCACTGGGAGAgcactgggagagcagcagtggcGCTTCCCTCCCGTCTGAGCAGGGGGAGCCCCATGAAAGCACCCTTTACTTATCTGTCAGTCTGAAAAAACTGTTACGTTGTACAGGTGCATTGATCTTCTGTAGATGGCTGAGCTGTGAACACAATAGAAAGTTACATGAGCAGACCCTATGCTTATCTGAGGAGCTTTAATGAAGTAAATAATGCTGAACAGCCgacttcactttttaaaaaggtttttgtATAGAATGTCACCCATCTccctttttatatatttttctgatgtCAGTGAATAGTAGATGTCACCCTTTCAGGCTCTgcatttgagaagaaaattaattggcGTTCTGAATCCCCTCATTTAGTCAGCAGTCTTATTCCagtaaaagaaagcttttgtgtttgggaaagccaagaaaaacaaTGGGGAATTACCCCCACTTGAGTTAAATTGACAGCTTTTTCAACAGTATCATGTTGCATGTGGTGCTTCTAGCCTGCCTGCTTAATAGATATTTCAAATCTAGGCTCCATagcaaagcagggaaagggaatAGAGGCAGGCAGATGGTGAGGTGTACTTACTGGAGGATTATAGCGTAAATATTCATAGATATTATTGTGCaaattttctgtgtaaattttacattttaaaagctctcTTGTAATTCAGTATAGCTGGAGCTGTTCATAATGAATAACTAAGGCACACAGACTTGCAGTGGCTTAATATACTGCCCAGGCTGGCAcaaaatcacaaaaagaaagaaaaagttgtcACCCGACAGGTTTGTAATTTTCAGTGGAAGGCACTTCCTGATCCAGTAGTACGTAATAGTTTGGTGATACAAGTAACAGCCCAGAATTCATTAAATTCTTAATACTGCACATGGCCCACTGAGGTGTAGCAAGCATGTGAAATTGTATTTGTAGGAGTGACAAATGATACCTGAGTCCTTTCAGGGTTTACAAACTAGGTTTTCTTCATCCTCTCTCATTTGTGGGCTGGATTTAAAAAACTACTTTTAGAGTCTTCTTACTAGGTAAGTCCTGGAACAGACATTCTTTTTTACCTAGTACTACAACTACTGCATATCTGATAAGCAAAGGAACTGAGTTCAATTTTGTCCTCTCATTTCCCAGAACACTGATCGTATCACCAATATGTGTAGTATTTGCAATGAAGAGACACTTCAGCTCTCCTTTCgaagctgctctgctttgtgctTAAAGGCCTGGGCAAACAAGCGTGTGCATTACTTACACGTGTCTGTGGCGTGCTGCTTTGACAAGCTGCATTGCAGGAGAGCCCTCTGCCTGAACTCCCATCCACCTGCAACGTTTAGCCTTGTGCTTACTTTGCACATTAGTACCATTACTGCTGCTGCGCAGGATAGCTTCTGCCTTGGTGTTACTGCCATCAGGATGCTCAGCAGCGTAGTAACATGtttcaggtatttttcattGATGGTGTTTGTATGTTACCAAGTTACTTACAGGCAGCTCGGTCTTTACAAGCAAGCCTTAGAAGTTTAACTGTCTTCAGATCTGCTTCAGCACATTAATACTGCCATGCTCTTGGCACAGCAGACAAGGACTAAAGAATGATGTGGTTGCTAGTGACagtttattttgtgatttttctgagtTGTTTATATTATTGCAGTGATGCAAGCATTATTAATAAATTGAAAGTATTGCTTAAGAGCAAATACATAAATGCTCAAAGTACAGCTTCGATACCTACGTATTCTAAAAATGGCAGTACTAGGTAAAGATTTGACCTGAACAGTTAAGTAGCCCATGTCTGCAAGTGATCGTTCTGGATTTGAATGgccttttttgctttgcagagagGCAGCACGTGAATGTcgcaggaagaaaaaggagtatGTGAAATGTCTAGAAAATCGAGTGGCTGTGcttgaaaaccaaaacaagacaCTGATTGAGGAGTTGAAAGCACTTAAGGACCTTTACTGCCACAAATCAGATTAATTTTGGATTCCCATTTTCACTTGTCCAGGTGGGATAGAGACTGGTTCTGGCTATAcccagaaagacaaaataaactttttattttctaaacatttctttttttctatgcGCAAAACTGCCTGAAGCAACTACAGAATATACTTCATCTGTGCTTTGCATCAAACTGTGAATGTTCAAGTACTTGCCTCCACTTCTCCCCCTACAAGATTATTTTCATCATCGATCTCAGCGTGAAGAAGAACAGGCTTCTTTCTTGTCTCCCCATCCTCTTCAAGGAGTAACAGTGGTCCCTTGGGAAGTTACTGTGGGGAGGGTCCTTCTGTAATGATTTCAAGAATTTGTGCTGAGCTCTTTCCATTGCCTTAGAGACAGAACCACCCCAGCCTCTTGGTCCGGAGAACTGTGGGCCACATACGTGGAGCATGCATGGTGCAATGAAGAAGCAATGGTTGCCAAATTGGTTTCACATATTCATTATGAACTATAAAAATACATGGCTAAGCAGAATGCCAAATGAACAGCGCTTCACAGTCACGTTCTTGGTGTGGAGATAACATACCTTTTTCAAACTAGCCCAGGAGGGGTTTTGATCTGTAATCTGTGCTAAGCCCTCCTAGGCTAGTGAAAACTTCTCCATACCTCAGAAACAAATGCATTGAAATGAGCTTCACTGGTCAGTTGTTGCTTCTTGAAGCTTATGTGTGCAAGTGTGCTCAGCATTCTGAATgcacaaaaagcaaacatcagCTTCATAAGATACTCGTTGGGAAATGGTATTTGGATGGGAAAggaattcagaataaaaaaggtACAATAGTGACATTTCAAAAACGGTCGCATAGTGAGCAAGGGTAACATGAAAGCACTACCAATTTGTGTGCAGAACAACTAAGCAGTTGAAGCGTGGCCAACTCCACATACATACTCCCTGATGATACTATAGTCTGTGTCCCACGTGCTCTCAAGCAATGAGGTTATTTCTGTTTCCCTACCACTGTCTGTAATGGAAATTACTGTACCCAATGAAAACGTCAGCCTGGTTTGCTAGATTCTTTTTCAAACTTTGAGGCTGCCTTCTATACATAAATTGAATTGCAGTATGAAAACTACCAGGACAACCTCAAACATTGAAGAGGACTTCAAACATAAATACTCCAATTTCTACTTCGCAAAGGACAGTATTAGTTGAACCTGGCCAGGCTAGCTAAAGTCTTAATTTATTTGGAGGATTTTTTCATGTAAAGGGTCAGATTTACCAAGTAATTTATTCCTGTGAGTAGAATTACTCATGTGCCTCAGATGTTTGcaagatcagatttttttatgtgCGCTGAGGAAATGTGATCTTTCCCAGATTTACATTGTTAAAAAAAGGTagtttgtgtttaaaaacaactcTGTGCTAAGCATTAGGACTTCAAAAGAATCATGcttaaaaagaaccaaaaaagaATGTCAAGAAGTTGTCAAAAAGCATGTGTTAAAAAGTATCATGTGCAGTTTGTTTACTGGCCCTCTGGAGCCAGTCTCTTGATACATTAACTTGGGTCATTCAATGGAGTAAGTTTACTTTGTGCTTCTGGTCAAACTTTCATATATAGACATATGAATAAGGCTCTGGTCTGTACTAATGCCTTGCGCAGCAAAGtattagctatttttttttttcccattcacTCTTATCTGTTTTTAAGATAAATTTCAAACATGAGCTTTTAAAAGGTTATACAATCAATGTGACATTACAAGAGGAGCATTTTGAAGTCTCGGGGCAGTTGAGTCTCAAACAGTTAAGCAGTATTAAAAGTTCTAGTTTTCTCCAAATGAGAGGGCATTCAGTTTCCAAGAGACTTTAAAAGGAGCAGGGTTAAACTTAGAGCGTTATTATTAAATCTGTcaataatttcaaattacatttgtatttcAAGAAGAGAACAGAAGTATCAGAATTACGAAAGAATTCGTTTTCACAAGTTTTGAGGGGGTTTATTAATGGGCTATTTTTATCTGCCATAGAGAAttgattttcatgttttatttattggaAGATGAATTTATTAGTTTAGCAGTGCAAATTTAAAGAAGACCCTAAATTCTCAGCGATGCTTTTATTGTCTGATTCTTAAAGGTCAGAGAATACAAATACAATGGTAACCAGTTTTCAGAACTAGTGCTAGAGTAGAACTGTTGACAACCCAGGAGTCATTCTTGTAAAACATGAAGCTCATGATAGCCTCATTTACAGTTACATGGAATGGTTCCCCCAGCTTTGAGAAACACGGAAAAGGCTGTACATGCCTACATTAAGGCTGTTTCTTTTGTAGAATCACCTATCTGCAAAAACTTGAGTTTTTGCAGTGAACCTGAACGGGGCTAATTGTGATCTGAGAGCTCTTTCTAGTGGGTAATGAGCACTGTCCAGCGCTTGCTGATAGTCACTCAGCACAAAGCCTGGATGGACCAGGAAGCTTAAACTGGTACCTGGATGGGATTCTTCTAATACAGGGTTGGTGCAAATTTGTGTGGCAGTGAGAGAACTGTGTTGCTGGTTTGTCTGTGCATGGTCTGCAAGTAGTCTGTAGCATTATTAATCTAGACCTCATTAGCAACTAAtgtttcattaagaaaaagaatgttattttaaagtacaTAGGGATCTGCaagaatcttttatttttatttatgctgcACTGAGGATTTAGGGACTTAATGGAAATCTGAAATgacaataattaaaaatgtattggaCCAAGTACAGGGCTGGCTAGGGTTTCCCATACATGCTTTACCATTCATATTGACCCAAAAAGGGAAAGAGTATGACGCAGGAATCCATTCGTATGTTATTTACCAAGTAGTGAGGTTGGGGTAATCAGCTTCTATAAACTAAGGACGTTTGGAACTAGGACGAAAATTATGCtggcaggggggagggagggttAGTTTTATATCTCACGGTTGTGAGTTTTCAAGAATTGATAGCCTGTTTGACCTGAAGAGAGGGTTAGAAAGGGCTAGATCCATTATGTTCATAATAAACAAGAATTgatttgaaatataatttttgtaatgtcattattttgcaaaacaacaGCACCGATCAGGCAGTTAAGATATTGTCAGAGGTGCTCTTTTAATTTAGATATTCTtggaaaatacatatgtataatatatgtacatatatatatatacacacagtaTATAATCTACAGCTCTGAGAGCTTTTAAGTCAGGAATGCTGAGTATTATAGTATATGGAGGTCAGAAAAAATTTTTacttgtctgtgtgtgtctgggtgtgtgtggatgtgtgcgtgtgtgtgaaagcttccccccaccccagtagTTCTGGGCTGCATTATTCTAGTGCTTATTACTgatttgttttgtgctgtttctcagttatccattttcaagaattttatttcatctttcatGGCTTTTGTGAGGTTtgattttgtgttgtttttttttattgatggagatttttgaaattatgtaaACAGTTGTTTtacaacaaccaccaccacctaGAATAATTcacttttgtgctttttctcttcGGCAGCTATATATCAAAGGCAAAACAATTGGAGTGGTTGTTAAGGTGTTATTTTCTAAAGGAACCACTGATaagacttctgttttcctcctggggTAGTGGTGATGCATCTTTACTTAAGCAGTGATTTCACCAGCATCAGGTAGTTGCCAGCACCATCGCTCGTATCTGAAAGCACAATTTTAGCCTGTCATGCTCATCAGGACTGTACAGACACCTGTAGGTTCTGGCTGTTCTGTAGTTGGCATTTGCGTTGTAGACCACTGTCTTCTCTGGTACTTGTACGTAGATCAGAAAACTGGTGGGGTGTTTAGAATCATGAAGaggctcaggaaaaaaaaaaaaaaaaagttagatttAATAAGGAAAAACAGCCCTGATAGTTTCTGATCTAAATTTGTActacagttgtttttttaaatctgggcTTCCAGTAGACTGCAGCTGCAGGTAGCCATCTGTTAGCAAAAACTGGccactgcttttttattttatatttttttaatttatgacaGACAGCCAGTGCTTTTTCTGGGTTGAAGTGAAGACAGGTCTCCCCATCAAAGCAGGCTCAGTATCAGTGGTTGCAGATCTATGATGATTCATAGCGGATTTCATTGGTTTTCCAAGACCctatttttattgtcattttttcACCCTGAAGCTGGTTAGTGATGTAACATTTGCCAATGATCTAACCAAAAGgtcatgtatttatttttgttacactATATTCTTtgtaaatgtttaattaaaatgtgcacttttaaaaaaaaaaaaaacatgcagaacaaaacaaattaagagCAATCGGGTTTGCTTGAGAAGCTTCCTGAGACAATTGTTGTaatcctgctgcctgcacacaaTTCACTCCTCACAGCAGTTGACTCTGTCGCAAATTTAACTTGCTGATTAGCACCTGGCGTCCAGCAGGCGTTACTTCAAAATGGCAGGAGATCTGAACTGGCAGTACTGAAGACTGGAAAGAATTAAAGTTGTGTGGTGTCTCAGAGCAGTATGTACAGGATggatgtgaaattatttttagaatagaACTAGTTCAGTGATCCCAAGTGGGGAAAGGGAGGTTAATTTGGGAGGAAAGCTAAACTATTTTTCAGCcgctttatttcccttttcttaatTTAAGATTTGGCTGCAGACTGTAAAAGCTGCAttccaagaaaataaatcagaaggTTTTCCAGTTCTTTGACACCAGGAAGGAAAGGTACATTGACAATGTGTCACCCTgctttaaaaggtaaaaaaaaagcacaaccaCCTTTCTTTTGCAGGAACAATGATAATTTAGCTATAGTCCTGGAATCTGTCACTGTGGGCAGGTTTTAAAAGCATACAGTACATTGATGGTTCTCTGTACTGTGCCTGGGAACTCATTTCCCTGAGCTTTTGGATTTGCTAGCTGTAAAAGACACCGATTTTG
The DNA window shown above is from Falco naumanni isolate bFalNau1 chromosome 8, bFalNau1.pat, whole genome shotgun sequence and carries:
- the CREB1 gene encoding cyclic AMP-responsive element-binding protein 1 isoform X2, with the translated sequence MPAAHATSSAPTVTLVQLPNGQTVQVHGVIQAAQPSVIQSPQVQTVQISTIAESEDSQESVDSVTDSQKRREILSRRPSYRKILNDLSSDAPGVPRIEEEKSEEETAAPAIATVTVPTPIYQTSSGQYIAITQGGAIQLSNNGTDGVQGLQTLTMTNAAATQPGTTILQYAQTTDGQQILVPSNQVVVQAASGDVQTYQIRTAPTSTIAPGVVMASSPALPTQPAEEAARKREVRLMKNREAARECRRKKKEYVKCLENRVAVLENQNKTLIEELKALKDLYCHKSD